Part of the Bubalus bubalis isolate 160015118507 breed Murrah chromosome 9, NDDB_SH_1, whole genome shotgun sequence genome is shown below.
tgtgtgtatcaggtggccaaagtgttggagcttcagcatccgtccttccaaggagtgctcagggttgatttcctttagaactcactggtttgatctccttgcagtccaaaggactctcaaaagtcttctccagcaccacaaatcaaaagcTTCAATctttccatgctcagccttctttataatacaaatttcacatctgtacaagactactggaaagaccataggtttgactatttggaattttgtcagcaaagtgatgtttttgctttttattatgctgtctaggtttgtcatagctttccctccaagaagcaagtgttttttaatttaatttcattcatataCTGATACCCTAATCTTtagaatatgactgtatttgagataagatctttgcatgaaatgttcccttggtatatctaattttcttgacgagaccTCTAGTcgttcccagtctgttgttttcctctatttctttgcattgattgctgaagaaggctttcttatctcttcttactattctttggaactctgcattcagatgtttatatctttccttttctcctttgcttttcgcttctcttcttttcacagctatttgtgaggcctccccagacagccattttgcttttctgcatttctttccatggagatggtcttgatccctgtctcctgtacaatgccatgaatctcattccatagtccatcaggcactctatctatcagatctaggcccttaaatctatttatcacttccactgtataatcatcagggatttgatttaggtcatacctgaatggtctagtgattttccctactttcttcaatttaagtgtgaatttggtaataaggagttcatgatctgagccatagtcagctcctggtcttgtatttgttgactgtatagagcctctccatctttggctgcaaagaatataatcaatctgatttcagtgttgaccatctggtgatgtccatgtatagagtcttcttttgtgttgttggaagagggtgtgtgctatgaccagtgcattgtcttggcaaaactctattagtctttgccctgcttcattccatattccacggccaaatttgcctgttgctccaggtgtttcttcacttcctacttttgcaatccagtcacctataatgaaaaggacatcttttttgggtgttagttctaaaaggtcttgtaggtcttcatagaaccattcaacttcagcttcttcagcgttactggttggggcatagatagttggattactgtgatattgaatggtttgccttggaaacgaacagagatcattctgttgtttttgagattgcatccaagtactgcatttcagactcttttgttgaccatgatggctactccatttcttctgagggattcctgcccacagtagtagatataatggtcatctgagttaaattcacccattccagtccatttcagttcgctgattcctagaatgccgacattcactcttgccatctcttgtttgaccacttccaacttgccttgattcatggacctgacattccaggttcctatgcaatattgtttacagcatcagaccttacttctatcaccagtcacatccacagctgggtattctttttgctttggctccatcccttcattctttctggagttatttctccactgatctccagtagaatattgggctcctattgacctggggagttcctctttcagtatcctatcattttgccttttcatactgttcatggggttctcaaggcaagaatactgaagtggtttgccattcccttctccagtggaccacattctgtcagatctctccgccaattagagataccaatggaacatttcatgcaaagatgggctcaataaaggacagaaatggtatggacctaacagaagcagaggatattaagaagaggtggcaagaatatacagaagaactgtacaaaaaagatcttcacgacccagataatcacgatggtgtgattactgacctagagccagacatcctggaatatgaagtcaagtgggccttagaaagcatcactacaaacaaagctagtggaggtgatggaattccagttgagccctctcaaatcctgaaagatgatgctgtgaaagtactgcattcaatattccagcaaatctggaaaactcggcagtggccacaggactggaaaaggtcagttttcattccaataccaaagaaaggcaatgccaaagaatgctcaaactaccgcacaattgcactcatctcacaaggcaatggcaccccactccagtacttttgtctggaaaatcccatggatggaggagcctggtaggctgcagtccatggggtcgctagagtcagacatgactgagcgacttcagtttcacttttcacttttcatgcattggagaaagaaatgacaacccactccagtgttcttgcctggagaatcccagggatgggggagcccggtgggctgccatctatggggtcacacagatcagacacgactgaagcaacttagcagcagcacatgctagtaaagtgatgctcaaaattctccaagccaggcttcagcaatatgtgaaccgtgaacttcctgatgttcaagctggttttcaaaaaggcagaggaaccagagatcaaattgccaacatccgctggatcatggaaaaagcaagagagttccagaaaaacatctatttctgctttattgactatggcaaagcttttgactgtgtagctcacaataaactgtggaaaattctgaatgagatgggaataccagaccacctgatctgcctcttgagaaatttgtatgcaggtcaggaagcaacagttagaactggacatgtaacaacagactggttccaaataggaaaaggagtatgtcaaggctgtatattgtcaccctgcttgtttaacttctatgcagagtacatcatgagaaatgctggactggaagaaccacaagctggaatcaagattgccgggagaaataccagtaacctttgatatgtagatgacaccacccttatggcagaaagtgaagagaaactaaaaagcctcttgatgaaagtgaaagtggagagtgaaaaagttgccttaaagctcaacattcataaaacaaagatcatggcatccagtcccatcacttcatgggaaatagatgggaaaacagtggaaacagtgtcagactttatttttttggactccaaaatcactgcagatggtgactgcagccatgaaattaaaggacacttgctccttggaaggaaagttatgaccaatctagatagcatattgaaaagtggagacattactttgccaacaaaggtccgtctagtcaaggctatggtttttcctgtggtcatgtatggatgtgagagttggactgtgaagaaggctgagcgccaaagaattgatgcttttgaactgtgatgttggagaagactgttgagagtcccttggacttcaaggagatccaaccagtccattctgaaggagatcagccctgggatttctttggagggaatgatgctgaagctgaaactccagtactttgtccacctcatgcgaagagccgactcattggaaaagactctgatgctgggagggattgggggcaggaggagaaggggacgccagaggatgagatggctggatggcatccctgactcgatggacttgagtctgagtgaacttcgggagtttgtgatggacagggaggcctggcctgctgcgtttcatggggtcacaaagagtcggacacgaatgagcgactgaactgaactgaactgagataagaTCTTTGAAGAGGTAATTTGGTTAAAATGGAATCATTAAGGTGAACCTTAATCCAACAAGAAGAGATTTGGATACATGCATACAGAGGCAAGATCACATGAAGAGTATATGGCCAGCTACAAGCCAAGAAAAatggcctcagaagaaaccagtcTTGCTGACACCTTAATCCAGGCTTCCAATCTCCAGAACTGGGACAATAACATTGTtattaagccacccagtctgtgctaCTCTGTTATGGCAGCACTAGCTTCccgggggctcagatggtaaagaatacctgcaatgcgggagacctgggttcagtccctggattgggaagagcccctggagaaggcaacgcactccagtattcttgcctggagaattcccatagacagaggagcctggtgggctgcagtccatggggtcacaaagagtccaacatgactgactaagcacacagcacagcaaacTAATACATTGTACAGACCCCTTCACCGCCAGCACAAGATTTCAAGTAAACATCTGAACATGTTATAGCACCCATGTTTGTGAGGGGGAGGATTTCTACTCAGGAGAAAAATGGGTCCTGCCATTATAGAGAGAGTGTATGATCCCAGTGGAAAAAGTCCTTGGTGAGAATTCATACAAACATATATGTGAACATGCCAAAAACAGAGTCAGAGTTTGTTGGGGGTCACGAGGGTCTTGGTTTTAATCTTATGTCTCTCCTCACTGCTTCTACTGTAAGAAATTTTAGTGTAACAATCTCAAAGAGACTTTGTGTTACCTGGCTGACGTCACTGAAGTATGGTGCTTGATATTAATATCTCCCATGGATCTTGAAGGCAGATCTGTCCTCAGAAGGACCAGACAAACTGATTGAAGCAACGGGCTCCAGGTCAAGAAAGATCATCTCTGGAAGGAGGTTCAGGTGTCCTGCTTCCTTACTGAGCAAGGAATGTTGAGTGAGGTGGTCACAGGCAGACTCTTGCAATCTCTGCATCCCTGGGGATCAATAACTAAAGCTCCTCATTAGACAAGCTATTTTAGTGTCATGCTGATCCCTGGACCTTCCAGATCAAGACTCTAGAATGGATGAGTTCACGATGGCCAATGTCTGACCCTCTGAGGCAAGGTAGCTGCACACCATCTACTTCTTTCCACTTCTGTTTGGACAGCTTTGTTTCAATCAACATAGGTAGTTAATTCCTTTTCAGAGTTCATATCCACCTTTTCCAATTTTGCCGCAATAATTTCATtgtacatttcctttttcttagtttattgagaaataattaacACACATCATTGCATAAGTTTGAGGTATACAGCAGATAATTTGATTTacgtatattgtgaaatgattattacAACAAGTTCAGCTAACAGTCATAATCAAGAGAtacaataaaaagacagaaaaaagaaggaaaatacattttcttacttTCAAGATTAACTACTTTCCTATATATCGTACGTCAATGTTAACTGTGTCATCATGTTGTACGTTGCACCCCTagtgtttatttatcttttctgagGTGTAAATGATTTACATTATTagattagtttcagatgtacaatgtagtcattcaaaatttttataaattaatctgcatttaaagttattatatattttatgggGGTatgtgttgtgttggtttctgctgtacaatgaagtgaattatcaaatattggctacatttacaatacaatacatccttgtagctaatttattttatacatagtagtttgtaccttttaatcccttGCCAATTTCTTGCCTCTCCTACCTTCTTCTTCCCACTAATAACAACTGGGTGGTTCtcaatatctgtgagtctgtttaatTTTGTTACATCCactcatgcattttattttttagattccacatgtaagtgatagcatactgtatttgtctttctctctgtgacTAATTTCACTATCATAGTAACCCCCAAGTCCATTAATGCTGtagcaaatggcaatatttcattcctgtctatggctgagtaatattgcatatatatatgcatattaagtatattgcatatatatatgtatatataagtatatatattgcatatatgcaatatatatacatacaatatatattgcatatatatatatgcaatatatatacatgaaagtgTGAaattgttagtctctcagttgtgtctgactctttgtgaccccatgcactgtagctcaccaggctcctctgttcatgggatttcccaggcaagaatactggagtgggttgccatttccttctccaggggatcttcctgacccagggattgaaactgggtctcctttattgcaggagttttcttatatgtattatttatatataactcATTTATATACATGTAGTCAATTACCCATtacatattcttgcctcttttgttgtaTATCAATGATCCACATATGATCTATGCTACAGAATGTCCATGCAcgcttgaaaaaaatgtatattctgccACTTACAAATGGAATATTCTACATATATCTATTAACTATTATTTTGCCTCATTCTATAAACACAAGGCCAAGGTAGATGGCACAACCACAGAAAAGAAGATGTCCCATTGATGAGTTTTCTCAAGGCTCCCTTCATGTCCCTGTTTCTCAGGCTGTAGATAAAAGGGTTCATCATCTGAGAAACCACGATGTACATAACTGAAGCCACTGTAGTCTTCCTGGATGAGCCAGTCAGTATAGAACTTATATAAACTCCAAAACCTGTCCCATAGAataaggaaacaactgacaagtGAGACCCACAGGTGGAAAAAGCTTTCACCTTTGCACCCGCCGATGGCATTCTCAAAACAGAGGAGACAATTTGAGTATAAGAAAAAATGATCCCAGAGAGGGGAACGACACCAAATATGCTACCCACCAAATATAACAAAAGGTCATTGATGTGGGTATCAGAACATGTTAGCTTGACAACCTGAGCAAGTTCACAGAAAAAGTGAGGGATTTCCAGGTTCTTACAAAAGGACAGCCGCAATGCTGTCAGACTGAGGAGCAGAGCATTCAGAATGCTTAGCAACAGTGAGAATATAATCAGCAGGCCACAGGTTTGTGGGTTCATGATAACTGAGTATCTTAAGGGGTGACAAATGGCCACATAACGGTCATAAGCCATGACAGTAAGGAGAAAATTTTCCAGAAAGGCAAAAACCATGACGAAGCACATCTGGGTGAGGCAGCCTGAATATGTGATACTCTGATTTTGTGCTTGGATGTTGACCAACATTTTGGGGATCGTGGCTGTGCTCATGCAGATGTCAGTAAaggacaggttggagaggaagaagtacatgggggtgtggatgTGGGGGTCACAGCTGACagccaggatgatgagcaggtttccCAGGAGAGTGATCAGGTACATGGACAGAAACAGGAAGAAGATGTGGTGCTGTAGTTCTGGATCATCTGTCAATCCCAGGAGATAAAAATTGGAAACAtctgtttgatttctggtttccatATTGTTGATGAATCTGAAGGAAAAAtggagtgaaaataaaataaaatgaagggtCCCCAGgtgagcagcagcagcccttgggAGCTGATTAGAATTGCAAATTCCTGGTATCACTGTAGGTTTACTGCTGATAAACTCTAGGGGCAAGGGCCAGAAATTCAAGTTTCAACAAACCCACCAGATGAATTTGATATATGATAAAGTTTGAAAAAACAGTGCTTAAATAttgactataaagaaataaaattctatgtATATTGTAAACCCAAGAGATCATTTAAATATTTCCCTTTGCTAATTTTTCCCTCCATCATCACATTTCACACTTTGttgacttttatttctattgatcACCaacagccctggggtttctttggaaggaatgatgctaaggctgaaactccagtactttggccacttcatgcgaagagttgactcattggaaaagactctgatgctgggagggattgggggaaggaggagaaggggactacagaggatgagatggctggatggcatcactgactcgatggatgtgagtctgcgtgaactccgggagttggtgatggacagggagcctggcgtgctgtgattcatggggttgcaaagagttggacacgactgagtgactgaactgaactgaactgaacactttttCACACCTTGGGCCAAATGCTGAGactgaaataaagaataaaatgtgggagccaagatggcggaggagtaggacggggagaacactttctcccccacaaattcatcaaaagagcatttaaacgtcgagtaaattccataaaacaacttctgaatgccggcagaggacatcaggcacccagaaaagcagcccaactcttcgaaaggaggtaggaaaaaatataaaagacaaaaaaagagacaaaagagggagggacggagttccgtcccgggaagggagtcttaaaaagagagaagtttccaaacaccaggaaaccctctcactgccgaatctgtgccgagctttggaagcacagagggcaacataaaagggaggggaaaaaaaaaaataaacaattaaaaatcgcggattgtgagccctacggtaactcccccagcggagaagcagcgcagacgcctgcacacggcattagcaagcgggggctgggcagggaagtgcggcgcgggctgtgtcccttagagtaagaatcgggccgaatgtcctgagcgctatctgagcgaaataatttgggctagcaaaccagactgtgggatatctaccacgcgaaaagccagccctaacctaagacaccgccaggcccgcacacagaacaaaggactgagcagagatagccggctgcagaccttccccctccggtgacaggcagccagagccggaagggggcaatcgcagccccagagagacactatctataaaactggaagcaggcttctttgctaactaaaacttcttgggggtctggacggtcaacatctgcctgagaaggtgcgccggttttacacccagataaccgagtggcggggaggcgataagtcgcagcattggcgcccgccaaacacctcatcacctgagctgctcgacctgggaagtacacaaaacgcaggcccaaccgagtctgcgcctctgaggactacccgagtgcctgaacctgagcggcttggacctgggagctcagtccagggccggcctctgattgttcccggcggaacaacctagagcccgagcagtgtgggcagggaggttacacgcgccgtgagcgggggcagacccagtgtggccgaggcactgcgagcgcacgccagtgttatctgtttgcagcatccctccctccctccccacagcgcggctgaacaagtgagcctaaattaaaaaaaaaaaaaaatagggtcctccaccgtcccctttgtgtcagggcgggaaccagacactgaagagaccagcaaacagaagaagctataacagagggaaacgccttggaagctacaggccatagattaaaaccctgtggttactacggattacataggaaggggcctatagatcttgagaaatataagtcggactaaggaactgccaaaaatgaactgaacccacaatactcacaacaaaaccaaagaaagacctagatatatttttactatttttacgatcaatctttctctcttttttttttaattaaaaaaaaatttttttaagtcctctattgtcctttaattttcacttttataactattactttgcaaaaaaaaaaaaaagacccttttttttttttcttcttcagcaaacttcatatatatattttataattttttgaccgtggtttttttttcttttttcttttttctttttcttcttttctttaacattgcatttttgaaattccaaactctactctagatttttaattttagccttttgatatatgttatcaattttgtacctatagtttttttcataattgctgtgacttttttttccctctgtttctttctcttcttcttttacataacatcgtatatctgcaattccaaactctactcaagatttttaatttatgctttttggtatttgatatcaattttgtacctgtattttctttat
Proteins encoded:
- the LOC102408305 gene encoding olfactory receptor 7G2-like, with protein sequence METRNQTDVSNFYLLGLTDDPELQHHIFFLFLSMYLITLLGNLLIILAVSCDPHIHTPMYFFLSNLSFTDICMSTATIPKMLVNIQAQNQSITYSGCLTQMCFVMVFAFLENFLLTVMAYDRYVAICHPLRYSVIMNPQTCGLLIIFSLLLSILNALLLSLTALRLSFCKNLEIPHFFCELAQVVKLTCSDTHINDLLLYLVGSIFGVVPLSGIIFSYTQIVSSVLRMPSAGAKVKAFSTCGSHLSVVSLFYGTGFGVYISSILTGSSRKTTVASVMYIVVSQMMNPFIYSLRNRDMKGALRKLINGTSSFLWLCHLPWPCVYRMRQNNS